A genomic segment from Lytechinus variegatus isolate NC3 chromosome 10, Lvar_3.0, whole genome shotgun sequence encodes:
- the LOC121423057 gene encoding acetylcholinesterase-like, which yields MEFCIIFSLLCLVLMPDISTADPTVTVAQGILVGKTVNFTEEDYIGVDKNFDVYLGVPFADPPRRFKPPVAKQPWNGPLTVKEFKDACSQPLPPPSYTGPVSEDCLYLNVYSPSPKPTNASVMVWIHGGGFVAGTANDLDYNGIPLVAVGDVIVVTINYRLAVFAKFTTKDAEAPGNLGMLDQVAALQWIYDNVEAFGGNKDRITIFGGSAGAASVDYLTLSKRSRHLFNQAIIQSGSTFLTFDPRPAEMEVQNARNLGEALGCATSPSSALIACLETKTPDEILSASLPAYSLCPISVDGNFLEDKPANLYEQNDFKRCPVLTGVNKDDGTLSLQIFFASSLHLPRPTLNSTSLEGFIRGSMASYGVTDDFLIAAILQQYTDWSIVENPSADLMPSFIEFAGDHRFAYPSDQFVRYHAGVGDPVFKYFMTHEPSRSRLGLPDWFGAGHAEEITFVFGLPFIEHLPLRGLDQMTDEEKKLSVKMMKFWTNFAKFGDPTSGADPSEGLGTWPPFTVPELSYKELSLDLGVGRALKANQCHFWNDYFPKLQDVIASMDPGLLDWRSEFSRWQGEMSDWQHEYDQYKKTPRCN from the exons GGAGTGCCGTTTGCCGACCCACCCCGTCGCTTCAAGCCACCAGTCGCCAAACAACCATGGAATGGACCTCTTACCGTGAAAGAGTTTAAAGACGCCTGTTCCCagcctcttcctcctccttcttacACTGGTCCAGTGTCGGAGGATTGTCTTTATCTTAATGTTTATTCGCCAAGCCCAAAG CCCACCAATGCCTCAGTCATGGTCTGGATACACGGAGGGGGATTTGTTGCAGGAACAGCCAACGATCTTGATTACAACGGAATCCCATTGGTCGCTGTCGGTGACGTCATCGTAGTTACAATAAATTATCGTCTTGCTGTCTTCGCAAAGTTTACTACCA agGATGCAGAAGCACCTGGTAATCTTGGTATGTTGGATCAGGTAGCAGCCTTACAATGGATATACGACAACGTTGAAG cTTTCGGAGGAAATAAAGACAGAATTACTATATTTGGGGGGAGTGCGGGAGCAGCGTCAGTAGATTACCTCACACTCTCTAAACGAAGTCGTCATTTATTCAACCAAGCCATCATCCAG AGTGGATCTACATTTCTGACCTTTGATCCCAGACCGGCGGAGATGGAAGTACAAAATGCCAGGAATCTCGGGGAGGCCTTGGGTTGTGCCACGTCGCCGTCTTCTGCCTTGATCGCATGTTTGGAAACTAAGACTCCAGACGAGATTCTAAGCGCCTCTTTACCG GCGTATTCCTTATGCCCCATTTCTGTGGACGGCAACTTCCTAGAGGACAAACCAGCCAATCTGTATGAGCAAAATGACTTCAAGAGGTGCCCTGTACTGACTGGTGTCAACAAAGATGACGGAACTCTCTCCCTTCAAATCTTCTTTGCCAGTAGTCTTCATCTACCACGACCAACACTGAATAGTACAAGCTTAGAAGGATTTATTAGAGGATCGATGGCCTCATATG GCGTCACCGATGATTTCCTGATCGCTGCTATTCTTCAGCAATACACGGACTGGTCCATTGTCGAGAACCCTTCTGCCGATCTGATGCCATCTTTCATAGAGTTTGCTGGAGATCACCGATTCGCCTATCCTTCGGATCAGTTTGTCAGGTACCATGCTGGTGTGGGGGACCCTGTCTTCAAGTACTTTATGACGCACGAGCCGTCACG CTCTCGTCTAGGTTTACCAGATTGGTTTGGAGCTGGTCACGCAGAAGAAATTACGTTTGTCTTTGGACTGCCATTCATTGAACATCTTCCTTTGAGAGGTTTAGACCAGATGACGGACGAAGAAAAGAAGTTGTCGGTCAAGATGATGAAGTTCTGGACGAACTTTGCTAAATTTGG gGATCCAACATCTGGAGCTGACCCCAGTGAAGGGTTGGGCACCTGGCCACCCTTCACGGTACCAGAGCTCTCTTACAAGGAGTTATCCCTGGATCTTGGTGTAGGAAGAGCACTGAAGGCCAATCAGTGTCACTTCTGGAATGACTATTTCCCAAAGCTCCAGGACGTTATCG CTTCGATGGATCCAGGTTTATTGGACTGGCGGAGTGAGTTTAGCAGGTGGCAAGGTGAAATGTCTGACTGGCAACATGAATATGACCAATACAAGAAAACTCCACGGTGCAACTAA